TGGAGAAACAACGCGCAAAACGCCAATAATGCTACAGGCATCGCCGGCGGGATCAATGATTATAGCTCTCGAGCAAATACATTATCACAACTTACATTCTCTCAGACATTCCCCGGAGAAATGCTTACTGTTTCGTTAGGCCAATATAGCTTATATTCTATAGACGGAACTCTATATGATAATGATCAGCAATCTGGATTTATAAGCTATGCCCTATCACAAAATGCTAGTGCGACATATTCCTTAGGAAGTGTTGGTGCCTATGTACAATTCACACCTACACCTTCTATAAATATCCAAGCTGGTTTTCAGGATGCCTATAATATTTTAGGTACCTCTTTTGACGTCTATAACCTCACAAGAAATCGATATAATTTCTATGGTTATTTCTCGTGGGCACCACAGAGTTCTCTTGGTAGGGGGCAATATTCCGCATTAATCTATTCTACAAGAAAGGTTCCCCAACAGCCTACTCAAACAACAGGATGGTCATTGAACTTCGGTCAACACTTGGGGGAAAAGCTCTATATATTTGGAAGATGGAATGGAGCCACAGGAACAGCAGTAAATCTTAATCGTTCATATGTTCTTGGATTCGCATCAGCAAATCCAATAAATCGTAATTCTCAAGATCTTTTTGGAGCTGCTTGCTCAATGAGCAAGGTGAATCCTAAGGTCGTTACGGAAAGAAAAATTCGCAAATATGAAACTGTAATAGAAACATTTGCAACTATAGGGTTTGGGCCTCATATTTCTCTAACTCCAGATCTACAAATCTATATTCATCCAGCACGAAGACCTGATAAACGTTCTGCTAAAGTTTACGGTGTTCGGGCTAACTTTTCTACCTAATCCTAATAACTTCATTATCCATATTTTTAGGAGTTTATACATGCCTTACGGGACACGCTACCCAACATTAGCCTTCCACACAGGAGGAGTAGGAGAATCCGATGATGGAATGCCTCCTCAACCTTTCGAAACTTTCTGCTATGACTCCGCTCTTTTACAAGCAAAAGTCGAAAATTTTAATATTGTTCCTTATACATCTGTATTACCTAAAGAACTTTTCGGGAATATTGTTCCCGTAGATCAATGTGTTAAATTCTTCAAACATGGTGCTGTTTTAGAAGTGATCATGGCTGGACGTGGAGCCGCGACAGCAGATGGGACTCATGCAATTGCTACAGGTGTTGGCATCTGCTGGGGACAAGATAAAAATGGTGAGCTTATCGGTGGATGGGCCGCAGAATACGTAGAATTTTTCCCTACATGGATCAATGATGAGATCGCAGAATCTCATGCAAAAATGTGGTTAAAAAAATCCCTACAACATGAACTAGACCTTCGCTCGGTTGTCAAACATAGTGAATTTCAATACTTCCATAACTACATCAATATTAAGCAAAAGTACGGTTTCTCATTAACTGCATTAGGGTTTCTCAACTTTGAAAATGCCGATCCGGCAACAATTAGGTAAGGAGAATTCATGGTTTCTAATGGGGGTAAAACCAGGAAAAATCTTGGAGCCATAGCTTTAGCAGGTATGGTAATTAGCTCTATGATTGGGGGAGGAATTTTTAGCCTTCCCCAAAATATGGCAGCATCCGCGGGAGCAGGAGCTATTATCTTAGCATGGATCCTGACAGGCGTAGGCATGTTTTTTATTGCCAATACTTTTAAAATTCTCTCATTAGTGCGCCCTGATTTAACAACAGGGATCTATATGTACAGCCGAGAAGGATTTGGACCTTATGTAGGATTTACTATTGGTTGGGGATATTGGTTATGCCAAATTTTTGGTAACGTCGGTTATGCCGTCATGACCATGGATGCATTAAATTATTTCTTTCCTCCCTATTTTAAAGGGGGAAATACTATTCCTGCAATTATTGGAGGCTCTATTCTTATATGGGTTTTCAATTTCATAGTCCTTAAAGGAATCCGTCAAGCATCTTTCATCAATATTATCGGAACAGTATGTAAACTCGTTCCTCTTATTGTATTTATTGTTATCACAGCATTCGTCTTCAAGCTTGCTATTTTTAAAACGGATTTTTGGGGACATACAGCCACAAAAACACAACCGTTATTAGGATCAGTAACTAGCCAGTTAAAAAGTACTATGTTAGTGACTTTATGGGCTTTCATTGGAATCGAAGGTGCTGTCGTTATGTCAGCACGTGCGAAAAGCTCTAATGCTGTTGGGAAAGCTACTATATTAGGTTTTATAGGATGCTTAACTGTTTATATACTTTTATCCATCTTACCTTTTGGCTCCCTATTTCAACATCAACTTGCTGGTATCGCCAATCCTTCAACTGCTGGAGTATTAGATATTCTCGTAGGGAAATGGGGTGAGGTCTTAATGAACATAGGTCTCCTTGTAGCTATACTATCCAGTTGGTTATCCTGGACTATGATTGTTGCAGAGATTCCTTATTCCGCAGCGAAAAATGGTACATTCCCAGAGATCTTCACAATAGAAAATGCTGTGCATTCTCCTAAAGTCTCGTTATATATAACGAGTGCTCTTATGCAAGTCGCGATGCTTCTCGTATATTTTTCAACAAACGCATGGAATACGATGTTGAGCATCACAGGAGTGATGGTTTTACCTGCCTATTTAGCAAGTGCCGCTTTTCTTTTTAAATTCAGCAAAGATAAAAATTATCCAAATAAAGGACCTATTAAATCTTCCACTGCAAAATACACAGGAATTTTTGGTGTTATTTATTCTATCTGGTTGATCTATGCCGGAGGTTTAAATTATCTATTTATGGCAATCATTCTCTTAGCCTTAGGTATTCCATTCTACATAGATGCTGGAAAGAAAGGTAAGAATGCTAAAACTTTTTTTGCAAAAAAAGAGGTTACAGAAATTACAATAATTGCTTTGTTGGCGTTATTAGCGATTTTCCTCTTTTCAACGGAAAAAATCCGTTTATAACGATCCCAATCACCCTTTGGGAGAGGCCTTCGGGCCTCTCTCATTTTTTCTTTAGTTCTCCTTCATTTTCTTCTACATTCCCCTCTGTTATTTAATACATTATTTGCTTATTCTCAGAAGTAGATATAGAGACAAATTCTTAATTAAGATCCTAGATTTCAAGGTAAATATATGCGTATAGCAGTTTTAGGAGCAGGATATGCCGGGCTTTCTGTAACTTGGCATTTGCTACTACACTCTCAGGGAACAGCAACAATAGATCTTTTTGATCCCGTTCCCTTAGGTCATGGCGCATCAGGATTATCTTCGGGTCTCCTTCATGGCTTTACTGGAAAAAAAGCTAATAAGCCTCCGCTTGCGGATTTAGGAATTACCTCTACTCATGGCTTAATCACAGAAGCTAGCAAAGCATTAAATATCCCTATTGTTCTTTCTCGAGGAATAATCCGCCCAGCCGTAGACGATGAACAAGCAGAAATTTTTATGAAACGCGTTGAAGAATTCCCTAATGAATTAGAATGGTGGGAAAAAGCACGTTGTGAAATGACAGTTCCAGGTATAGTTGCTAATCTTGGCGCTCTATTCATAAAGAACGGTGTAACTATAAATAACAATGCCTATATCAACGGTCTTTGGGATGCCTGCGCTAATCTTGGCACACAGTTTTATGACGAGCTTATAGAAAATATAGAAGATATCGAAGAGTTTTACGATCACATCATTGTAACTCCAGGGGCTAATGCTCATGTTCTCCCCGAATTACAGAAACTTCCTCTATCTAATGTAAAAGGTCAACTTATAGAAATTTCTTGGCCTGAAGATCTAACAATGCCACAATTTAGTATCAATGCGCATAAATATATGGTGGCAAATACAGAAAATAATACCTGCATTTTAGGAGCAACTTTCGAACACAATCAGCCTGAACCTGTTACTGATGAAACTACCGCTTATAACGAAATCATGCCTCCTGTTCTTTCGTTATTCCCTGCTCTTAAAGAAGCAAAGATTCTCAACTATTATGCAGGAATGCGTTCATCAAGTTCTACTCGCCTACCTTTAATTAGCAGAATAAAAGAAAACCTTTGGTTCCTAGGAGGTCTAGGATCCAAAGGTCTACTTTATCACGGTCTTACCGGAGATATGCTCGCTCAAGCTGTATTGAAACAATCTACAGCTTACGTAGCTAAAGAGTTTTTATTTACTCTTTAATTAGATTTTCTTTTGAAGTTTGCTTCTCTAAGTAAAAATCAAAAGAGAAATTAAAGAAAAAGGAAACCGCAGGTGTAAGAATTAATGCTATTGGGATGACCAATACCAAGACTTCTATCAAAAATGATCCTGTATTCATATCTGATAAACAGACTAAATGCGACATCAAATAAAACGAATCTAAAGCTAGCCAACTACACAAAGCTAAAGGTGTCGCTGCTATGACAAATCCAATGAATTGGTTCAAGATATTTCCCTGAAAACAACGAATTAAGTGCATATAGTCAATGCTATCATGATCACTCAAAGCAGGTATGCAAAAAAACAGAGATACGAAAGCGCCTAGAAATAGCAAGATCAAAGTTGTTGCTGAAAGATAAGGAACAAAAATTAGCAAAGTATGGAAAAGTTTACCAATCCAAGGTAAAGAACTTAGAAATACTGAAAGTAAAATTACTGTACCTACTACAACCATAGCTATAAAAAACGGCATAGAAACAAGTAGTGATAGCCAAAGCGATTTCCAGTTCTTATGAAACGTTGAAATGATTTTACCCACATTTCCCGCAGATTCTTGTTTTAAAAGTGCCTGTACAATTACAGCAGAAGCACAAACAATACTAAAGGAAGAGAAAAAAGCTCCCAATCCCAATGTTGATAATGAAAAACTAAGAACAAACTGTGAACATAGTTTTAAAAATATGGCAAAAACAAAACCAAAACAGCACAAACTAGAAAAAATAAAAAGAAACCGCTGTTTATTAAAAATCTTTTTAAAAGCATTTTGACTTAATACATCAAAAGATTGAGTCATAAATCACCCCCACTAACTTGCGCTATAACAAAGAGACATTGGCTTTTTCCTGAGAAATTTCATCCAAGGATATTTGAATCTTATTTTTTATAAAGGCGTCCCAAGATAATCCAGGAACAATCTCATAATCCCCAGAGGGCAACATACGACATGGAAAACCAAAAATTAAATCTTCAGGAATACCATAAGGATTATAATCGGAACATACTCCAGTAGAAAACCACTCCCCATCTTTAGGAAGAAAAATAGAGCGTGCAGCTTCTGCTAAAGCACGGGCAGCAGATCCCGCGGAAGATTTTCCACGAGCTTCAATCACAGCGCTTCCTCGATTTTGAATAGAAGGCAGCATAATGTTTTCAAGCCAATCACGATCACTTATAACTTCTACAGCAGGTTTTCCTGAAATTAATGCCTGAGTAAAATCAGGAACTTGTTTTGCGGAATGATTACCCCAAATAACAACATTAGTAACTTCATCTAAAGGCACTTCCGCACGATGTGCTAACATCGTATGCATACGATTTTGGTCTAAACGCAGCATAGAATGAAAATTGCTTCTTTTCAATTTCGGAGCCTGATTCATAGCAAGCCAGCAATTGGTATTTACAGGATTACCGACGACAAAAATCTTTGCATCTCGTTTAGCAGAAGTATTTAGCACTGAACCCTGAAGAGAAAAAATTTCTCCATTACGTTTTAAAAGATCCGAACGTTCCATTCCAGGACCTCGGGGTGCTGCTCCTATTAGAAAAGCAGCATCAATACCATCGAAAGCATCTTCCAAAGAAGTTGTAACACGTAGGGATTGTAAAAGAGGATAAGCACAATCATCGAGTTCCATACGAACACCAGAAAGCACTCTTTCTAAACCTGGGAGGTCATATACACGTAGATCAATGCCGCAATCATTACCAAAAACATCACCGTGAGCTAGAGCAAACAAAAAACTATAGGCGATTTGCCCTGTTCCACCCGTCACAGCAACACTAACCGTACGTGTTAATTTCATAATCACGCCTCCCTAAAAAAATCACTATAATCTTTAAATAAAAACAAAATCAAGCGCGTCTATTTTTCGATAGATAAAGAAAGAAAATTCCTCAGCTAAAACCATGCTAAGAGGCCAAATAAATAAAAGCACTATGCTCTTATCAACAATACTCCGCATCCGAATTCTATACCAAGACTTATGCTTTACTAACGTTTCTGTCAAACTATAGTTCCTATTCCAAACTCCCATAAAAAATAGGAATGTCCCATTAAAAACGAAGTAGAAAAATCTCAAAAAATATTAGCGTGTGAAAAAATAATAAGGAAACATTGCTGCCCCTTAAAAACAGTTGTAGATTAAAAAAATGACAATAAAGAAGAGCTTAAAAGGCTATACGATAGAAAATGGCTCCTCGAGCCCCTACCCAAACCCCCGTGCCAGATTTGATGACCTGTTCTCCCTTACGAGTAGATAAAACACCGTGGATATCTAAAAATCCTACAGAACGCACACGAATAAAAAACATAGCGTTTCATCCATTGCTTAGAAAATGAAAGCGCTAATTATACCATAAAAACTATTAAAATATTGAGGGAAAACGAGTTTCATCTCCTTCAATCTCTAGATCTGGATATTTTTATTTTTTAGTATCATTAAAAAGTCTTAACAATGCTTCTGCCTCAAGAAGGGTTCCTTCTTTCCCTTGATTCTGCATAGCCTCCAAAACCTGGTTTGCGAGGTCTTTTCCCAGGGTAACTCCTTCCTGGTCGAAGGAGTTAATTCCCCAGCAAAAGCCCTGAAAGACTATTTTATGTTCATAGAAGGCTAAAAGAGCTCCCATAGTGTAGGGAGTGAGTCTTTCAGACACAAGAATAGAGGAGGGACGATTTCCTCTAAAATTTTTATTCGGATTAGTATTTTCCCTTCCTTTTGCTAAGGCTATGGACTGGGCTACCATATTAGCGAAAAGCTTTTGAGAAGAACTAGATCCAGCTATAATGATATCTTTTCCCCTTTGATTCTCAAGAAAACCAATGAATTCTACAGGAACAATATCACTACCTTGATGAAGGCACTGGAAGAAGGAGTGTTGGCTATTTGTTCCTACCTCACCCCAAATAATGGGACTTGTGGAAAAGCTTATCATTTCTCCAGTCTGAGCAACACTCTTCCCATTAGACTCCATACCGCATTGCTGTAAATGCGCAGGAAAATACTCTAATCCTGTAGCATAGGGAACTACAACAGAAGTAGGATAACGTAAAAAATTACGATTCCAGATCCCTAACATTGCTGATAATAAAGGAAGGTTTTCACTCATACGAGGTTCTAAAGCTGCCAAATCCATAGCTGCAGCTCCTTGAAGGAGCTGTAAAAATATATCGAAGCCATAGGCAAAACCTAAAACAACTCCGCCAACCATAGATGTAGAAGAATAGCGCCCTCCAATACTATCCCAAAT
This portion of the Chlamydia crocodili genome encodes:
- the aaxA gene encoding porin AaxA; this translates as MASFRSSLLTALCTYGMLTMPAYGIDPNHPEHHHHRYSERLKKSNAKDSDISSLPATSESSETLRQEPRRHILTPVRNVLEDHPCDEGLSISKLLYSIEKETNSQISVDFTILPQWFYPKKGALAAIDEKQPTWQFYMSPSISWQLYNNPTAGVGSIDFSYTLIRYWRNNAQNANNATGIAGGINDYSSRANTLSQLTFSQTFPGEMLTVSLGQYSLYSIDGTLYDNDQQSGFISYALSQNASATYSLGSVGAYVQFTPTPSINIQAGFQDAYNILGTSFDVYNLTRNRYNFYGYFSWAPQSSLGRGQYSALIYSTRKVPQQPTQTTGWSLNFGQHLGEKLYIFGRWNGATGTAVNLNRSYVLGFASANPINRNSQDLFGAACSMSKVNPKVVTERKIRKYETVIETFATIGFGPHISLTPDLQIYIHPARRPDKRSAKVYGVRANFST
- the aaxB gene encoding pyruvoyl-dependent arginine decarboxylase AaxB, giving the protein MPYGTRYPTLAFHTGGVGESDDGMPPQPFETFCYDSALLQAKVENFNIVPYTSVLPKELFGNIVPVDQCVKFFKHGAVLEVIMAGRGAATADGTHAIATGVGICWGQDKNGELIGGWAAEYVEFFPTWINDEIAESHAKMWLKKSLQHELDLRSVVKHSEFQYFHNYINIKQKYGFSLTALGFLNFENADPATIR
- the aaxC gene encoding arginine/agmatine antiporter AaxC, which produces MVSNGGKTRKNLGAIALAGMVISSMIGGGIFSLPQNMAASAGAGAIILAWILTGVGMFFIANTFKILSLVRPDLTTGIYMYSREGFGPYVGFTIGWGYWLCQIFGNVGYAVMTMDALNYFFPPYFKGGNTIPAIIGGSILIWVFNFIVLKGIRQASFINIIGTVCKLVPLIVFIVITAFVFKLAIFKTDFWGHTATKTQPLLGSVTSQLKSTMLVTLWAFIGIEGAVVMSARAKSSNAVGKATILGFIGCLTVYILLSILPFGSLFQHQLAGIANPSTAGVLDILVGKWGEVLMNIGLLVAILSSWLSWTMIVAEIPYSAAKNGTFPEIFTIENAVHSPKVSLYITSALMQVAMLLVYFSTNAWNTMLSITGVMVLPAYLASAAFLFKFSKDKNYPNKGPIKSSTAKYTGIFGVIYSIWLIYAGGLNYLFMAIILLALGIPFYIDAGKKGKNAKTFFAKKEVTEITIIALLALLAIFLFSTEKIRL
- a CDS encoding FAD-dependent oxidoreductase translates to MRIAVLGAGYAGLSVTWHLLLHSQGTATIDLFDPVPLGHGASGLSSGLLHGFTGKKANKPPLADLGITSTHGLITEASKALNIPIVLSRGIIRPAVDDEQAEIFMKRVEEFPNELEWWEKARCEMTVPGIVANLGALFIKNGVTINNNAYINGLWDACANLGTQFYDELIENIEDIEEFYDHIIVTPGANAHVLPELQKLPLSNVKGQLIEISWPEDLTMPQFSINAHKYMVANTENNTCILGATFEHNQPEPVTDETTAYNEIMPPVLSLFPALKEAKILNYYAGMRSSSSTRLPLISRIKENLWFLGGLGSKGLLYHGLTGDMLAQAVLKQSTAYVAKEFLFTL
- a CDS encoding malate dehydrogenase, with the protein product MKLTRTVSVAVTGGTGQIAYSFLFALAHGDVFGNDCGIDLRVYDLPGLERVLSGVRMELDDCAYPLLQSLRVTTSLEDAFDGIDAAFLIGAAPRGPGMERSDLLKRNGEIFSLQGSVLNTSAKRDAKIFVVGNPVNTNCWLAMNQAPKLKRSNFHSMLRLDQNRMHTMLAHRAEVPLDEVTNVVIWGNHSAKQVPDFTQALISGKPAVEVISDRDWLENIMLPSIQNRGSAVIEARGKSSAGSAARALAEAARSIFLPKDGEWFSTGVCSDYNPYGIPEDLIFGFPCRMLPSGDYEIVPGLSWDAFIKNKIQISLDEISQEKANVSLL
- the ltuA gene encoding protein LtuA (LtuA (late transcription unit A protein) is found exclusively in the genus Chlamydia.), whose translation is MFFIRVRSVGFLDIHGVLSTRKGEQVIKSGTGVWVGARGAIFYRIAF
- a CDS encoding glucose-6-phosphate isomerase, with the translated sequence MNRKGFLESSSTKILQDLAVVPIDLTVPGVISRERIERFSLSVEGFTLSYATERVDEGILSALTDLASERGLIESMQAMQNGEVVNYIDNFPSESRPALHTATRAWVKEIPLKGNAEDISLRSKIEAQRLKDFLNKYRDAFTTIVQIGIGGSELGPKALHCALKGCCPSDKRVYFVSNVDPDNAAEVLQEIDCAKTLVVTVSKSGTTLETAVNEELLADHFLKQGLSFREHFIAVTCEGSPMDDTDKYLEVFHIWDSIGGRYSSTSMVGGVVLGFAYGFDIFLQLLQGAAAMDLAALEPRMSENLPLLSAMLGIWNRNFLRYPTSVVVPYATGLEYFPAHLQQCGMESNGKSVAQTGEMISFSTSPIIWGEVGTNSQHSFFQCLHQGSDIVPVEFIGFLENQRGKDIIIAGSSSSQKLFANMVAQSIALAKGRENTNPNKNFRGNRPSSILVSERLTPYTMGALLAFYEHKIVFQGFCWGINSFDQEGVTLGKDLANQVLEAMQNQGKEGTLLEAEALLRLFNDTKK